From Oryzias melastigma strain HK-1 unplaced genomic scaffold, ASM292280v2 sc00317, whole genome shotgun sequence, one genomic window encodes:
- the LOC112140465 gene encoding oocyte zinc finger protein XlCOF19, with the protein MNSRVEQEEPEPSQIEMEQRESEPLQIKEEQEGLCISQIEEQLDLKEETDTLIEIFTYKGDEYSEADLNNQQTFNIHSEEGNQHEESTSTTDGETEQQSQWSFKKETLFEKSKQLPKEKRLSFAKSRIAPSVSIYMRTESDKIPCICEECGKSFDCWSKFRLHMRSHTGEKPFSCKECAKSFSHMSNLKTHMRTHTGEKPFSCKICDKSFSQVSTLRTHMRIHTGEKPFSCKLCDASFSNITHLKTHIRTHTGEKPFSCKECHRSFSQNSSLKIHMRTHTGEKPFFCKECDKCFSQKSNLKAHMRTHPGKKPFPSEEFDTSFSQTPNLEDTRSHTS; encoded by the coding sequence ATGAATTCCAGAGTGGAacaggaagaaccagaaccttcacaGATTGAAATGGAACAGCGGGAATCAGAACCTCTTCAGATCAAAGAGGAGCAAGAAGGACTCTGCATCAGTCAGATtgaagagcagcttgatctAAAGGAGGAGACTGATACCTTGATTGAGATTTTTACTTATAAGGGAGATGAGTacagtgaagcagatctaaacaaTCAGCAGACTTTTAATATTCACAGTGAggaaggaaaccaacatgagGAATCTACATCAACTACAGACGGAGAGACAGAGCAACAAAGTCAATGGTCCTTCAAGAAGGAAACTTTGTTTGAGAAAAGCAAACAATTACCCAAAGAAAAGAGACTTTCATTCGCAAAGTCAAGAATTGCACCCAGTGTCTCAATCTACATGAGAACTGAATCGGATAAAATACCGTGCATCTGTGaagaatgtggtaaaagttttGATTGCTGGTCTAAGTTCAGACTTCATATGAGAagtcacacaggagaaaagcctttttcttgtaaagaatgtgctaaaagttttagtcatatGTCAAATCTCAAAACAcatatgagaactcatacaggagaaaagcccttCTCTTGTAAAatatgtgataaaagttttagtcaagtATCCACTCTCAGaacacacatgagaattcacacaggagagaagccgtTTTCATGTAAATTATGTGATGCCAGTTTCAGCAACATAACTCATCTCAAAACCCACAtaagaactcacacaggagaaaagcccttttcttgtaaagaatgtcatagaagttttagtcaaaactCTAGCCTCAaaatacacatgagaactcacacaggggagaagccttttttttgtaaagagtGTGATAAgtgttttagtcaaaaatctaatctcaaagcacacatgagaactcacccAGGAAAAAAGCCTTTTCCTAGTGAAGAATTTGATACAAGTTTTAGTCAAACACCTAATCTTGAAGACACAAGAAGTCACACAAGTTAA